The following proteins are encoded in a genomic region of Thioclava nitratireducens:
- a CDS encoding alcohol dehydrogenase family protein — protein MSDIPKGTMMAVVTTGTGGYERLEYREVAMPEPGPGEVLLQVLAAGINNTDINTRLGWYSSEVKSGTQESREDAEHADGGWSGATPFPLIQGTDCCGRVIAVGDGGDEALIGTRVLVRSCMRQNGFSSMDTVWLGSNFDGAFAQYVKVPAGEVFAIDSDWSDAELATLPCAYGTAENMIHRAGVTAGERVLVPGASGGVGSALIQLLKRRGAEVIAVTSAAKREMVLKIGADRVLCHEDDPVAAIGESCVDVVIDNVAGPGFGTMLKLLRRGGRYASSGAIAGPIVELDMRDMYLKDITLIGCTAWDEPVFGNLISYVEKAEIRPLLAATYPLDQIAEAQKVFQQKRHAGKIVLIPGP, from the coding sequence ATGAGCGACATCCCGAAGGGCACGATGATGGCCGTGGTCACGACCGGCACGGGTGGCTACGAGCGGCTCGAATACCGCGAGGTTGCGATGCCGGAGCCGGGGCCCGGCGAGGTGCTGCTGCAGGTGCTGGCGGCGGGCATCAACAACACCGACATCAACACCCGACTGGGCTGGTATTCTTCTGAGGTCAAATCCGGCACGCAGGAGTCGCGCGAGGACGCCGAGCATGCCGATGGCGGCTGGAGCGGGGCAACGCCCTTCCCGCTCATCCAAGGCACCGATTGTTGTGGGCGGGTCATCGCGGTGGGAGACGGTGGCGATGAAGCCCTGATCGGCACTCGCGTACTGGTGCGGTCCTGCATGCGCCAAAACGGTTTCTCCTCGATGGACACCGTCTGGCTCGGCTCGAATTTCGACGGGGCCTTCGCGCAATACGTCAAAGTGCCCGCAGGCGAGGTCTTCGCCATCGACAGCGACTGGAGCGACGCCGAACTCGCCACCCTGCCCTGCGCATATGGCACCGCCGAGAACATGATCCACCGCGCAGGAGTCACCGCGGGCGAGCGGGTGCTGGTGCCAGGCGCCTCGGGCGGCGTGGGCTCGGCGCTCATCCAGCTTCTCAAACGGCGCGGCGCGGAGGTGATCGCTGTCACCAGCGCCGCCAAGCGCGAGATGGTGCTGAAGATCGGAGCGGATCGGGTGCTCTGTCACGAAGACGATCCCGTAGCGGCAATCGGCGAAAGCTGCGTGGATGTCGTGATCGACAACGTCGCAGGGCCGGGTTTCGGGACGATGCTGAAACTGCTCCGGCGCGGCGGGCGCTATGCCTCCTCCGGCGCGATTGCCGGACCAATCGTGGAGCTGGACATGCGCGACATGTATCTCAAGGACATCACCCTGATCGGCTGTACCGCATGGGACGAACCCGTCTTCGGCAACCTGATCTCCTATGTCGAGAAGGCCGAAATCCGCCCCTTGCTGGCGGCCACCTACCCGCTCGATCAGATCGCCGAGGCGCAGAAAGTGTTTCAGCAAAAGCGACACGCCGGGAAGATCGTACTGATCCCGGGGCCGTAA
- a CDS encoding DUF4342 domain-containing protein, with protein sequence MEDDKKSDRTAWEEIEVAGSQLVDRIKELAKEGSVRQLRISSADGDPFVEAPLNLSLAVSGVVVLAAPWLAVLGVIAGLVTRVKVEIERVKEADEDDQKNA encoded by the coding sequence ATGGAAGACGACAAGAAGTCCGACCGTACCGCCTGGGAAGAAATCGAGGTCGCGGGAAGCCAACTCGTCGATCGCATCAAGGAATTGGCGAAAGAGGGGAGCGTGCGCCAGCTGCGGATCAGCTCCGCCGACGGGGATCCCTTCGTGGAGGCACCCCTCAATCTCAGCCTCGCCGTCAGCGGGGTCGTGGTGCTCGCCGCGCCTTGGCTGGCCGTCCTCGGTGTGATCGCGGGGCTCGTCACCCGGGTCAAGGTGGAGATCGAGCGGGTCAAGGAGGCCGATGAGGACGATCAGAAGAACGCGTAG
- a CDS encoding SPOR domain-containing protein, with protein sequence MSEQTGMTRKRVTGFALMLGAGIALAGCQESGGSPFGLFKKKPTDETAAPGAAEAVTENGQKMIERDVEAPQVFSVDEKGLWDGRPSLGGVWVAHPNVKDPERVIIRNPSNGKFVIGALFKRENDNPGPKLQVSSDAANALGLLAGAPTELSVVALRRETVPVKQDNPAPLVDKPVIAAPEAVEQKSLDEVTSTAAAGIAKAQGTPKPTAKPVKPAIGAPPAPAPAPAAPVAAAAPQPSKPKMSTGAGYIQIGIFSAEANAKRAQSQMAKAGVIAEIVKEQSHSKTFWRVIAGPAPTKSDLDALKTKIHGLGYPDAYPVSK encoded by the coding sequence ATGAGTGAGCAGACGGGAATGACGCGCAAGCGTGTAACGGGCTTTGCCCTTATGCTGGGCGCGGGGATCGCGCTGGCGGGCTGTCAGGAGAGCGGCGGCTCCCCGTTCGGGCTTTTCAAGAAGAAGCCGACCGATGAGACCGCGGCGCCCGGTGCGGCCGAGGCCGTCACCGAGAACGGCCAGAAGATGATCGAGCGAGATGTCGAAGCGCCGCAGGTCTTCTCGGTCGACGAGAAGGGCCTGTGGGACGGGCGTCCCTCGCTCGGCGGAGTCTGGGTCGCGCATCCGAACGTGAAGGATCCCGAGCGGGTGATCATCCGCAACCCGTCGAACGGCAAATTCGTGATCGGGGCCCTGTTCAAGCGCGAAAACGACAATCCGGGACCGAAACTGCAGGTCAGTTCCGACGCGGCCAATGCGCTGGGACTTCTGGCGGGCGCGCCGACCGAGCTGTCCGTGGTGGCGCTGCGCCGAGAGACGGTTCCGGTCAAGCAAGACAACCCCGCGCCGCTCGTCGACAAGCCGGTGATCGCGGCCCCCGAGGCGGTGGAACAGAAGTCGCTCGACGAGGTAACCTCGACTGCCGCGGCCGGGATCGCCAAGGCGCAGGGCACGCCGAAGCCCACGGCCAAGCCGGTCAAACCCGCGATCGGCGCGCCGCCCGCCCCGGCACCGGCCCCGGCGGCACCGGTGGCCGCAGCGGCTCCACAACCCAGCAAGCCGAAGATGAGCACTGGCGCTGGTTATATCCAGATCGGTATCTTTTCCGCCGAGGCGAATGCGAAACGCGCCCAGAGCCAGATGGCGAAGGCCGGCGTGATCGCCGAGATCGTAAAGGAACAAAGCCATTCCAAGACCTTCTGGCGCGTGATCGCGGGCCCTGCGCCCACGAAATCCGACCTCGACGCGCTCAAGACCAAAATTCACGGGCTGGGCTACCCCGACGCCTATCCCGTCTCGAAATAG